Proteins from a genomic interval of Salvelinus sp. IW2-2015 unplaced genomic scaffold, ASM291031v2 Un_scaffold861, whole genome shotgun sequence:
- the LOC111954164 gene encoding bromo adjacent homology domain-containing 1 protein isoform X1 produces MTHAQNKGSLSQSRSTVTREHCPDRSHGETMGGAWPERTLRFGRTMKKGGTKRGRGGVKEMMDRREKTPERNRRRSRKSYPLRGRGGAPEEEGLSCHVLLTRLEKDIQEQEDTSERGNDSPIQPPVKPESRSKKLDKGKDKAKGKLLAKKMIPKTKSKTTSDEQGLPFPEPRKRRLASLNAEAVNSLLLERPNETQPASKQARRQQDEHTSGESFLGTDPARRGVTGGPNAPRTSSKASASHKPDPCQSSRKTKKVSKKPAKPDRGQKKEMMTLQMLHTPAPRRLAGLNAAALLKLTSTSATSKQRVKTTSTTTTMDCKATSTASVDVEQKQPQPRPNLKPCSRQPKQKGRQLIPEEVGCSACKKSNFEPKVEWESGGCTHRLTKPGYQSRSMLAYPLKPVVKEEQVEAELSPYYCCPPEGSVEYCHRLALFLGQQAYADSEERPLNSALTSVKRECLVTSPSHPHSHAALTLSPXPCLCTADPACFSSYYVHIAHPTHXGAPSANLSSRPLNFGSSTLCPGRVSGSKLLGPPVSHSSTLSHPAFCGSVGTPCYSEACRVSGYTYRAMQPVNSRGCSFSTGCSGCTHSIKTEGYSSPQGDHNPSLLVSPSLPLSGCPLPTTPSSTQAKPRLLTPLSDRSVPQARLKLARECPQGSKPPNGSLSMGRTRLSQKQPAPTPSLSPXKQKRVSHRRATNGWLPVGVPTEKEVFIAGEDETALRQCYEGVQRDGEVIRVRDTVLLRAGPRKKSLPYVAKISALWEDPKSGELMMSLFWYYRPEHTQGVRDPSMHCENEIFASRHQDENSVACIEDRCYVLPLAQYCRFCALVKRRAEGVPPGAARVVPCPSDFDPPDHRQVPADIDPELVYLCRHVYDFRYGRILKNLQ; encoded by the exons ATGACCCACGCCCAGAACAAAGGTTCTCTTAGCCAGAGTCGCAGCACAGTGACGCGGGAACACTGCCCCGATAGGTCACATGGTGAGACCATGGGCGGGGCCTGGCCTGAGCGCACGCTGCGATTCGGCAGGACCATGAAGAAGGGCGGGACTAAGCGAGGAAGGGGCGGGGTTAAAGAGATgatggacaggagggagaagacTCCGGAGCGGAATAGGAGGCGGAGCAGGAAATCTTATCCCTTACGAGGAAGGGGAGGTGCTCCGGAGGAGGAGGGTCTTAGCTGTCACGTTTTGCTCACCCGACTGGAGAAGGACATCCAGGAGCAGGAGGACACCAGTGAGAGGGGGAATGATTCGCCAATTCAACCGCCCGTCAAACCTGAATCCCGGAGCAAGAAACTGGACAAAGGAAAAGACAAAGCCAAGGGGAAACTCCTGGCAAAGAAGATGATACCAAAAACTAAATCAAAAACCACCAGTGATGAGCAGGGGTTGCCATTTCCAGAGCCGCGTAAGCGACGGCTAGCTTCTCTCAACGCTGAGGCCGTGAACAGTCTGCTGTTGGAGAGACCTAACGAGACCCAGCCGGCTTCTAAACAGGCCAGGAGACAGCAGGATGAGCATACCAGCGGTGAGTCGTTCCTGGGGACAGATCCAGCCAGGCGCGGGGTGACCGGAGGTCCTAATGCTCCAAGAACCAGCAGCAAGGCCTCCGCATCGCACAAGCCTGACCCGTGCCAAAGCTCCAGGAAGACTAAGAAGGTCTCCAAGAAACCAGCCAAAccagacagaggacagaagaaAGAGATGATGACTTTACAGATGTTACACACCCCTGCTCCCCGACGGCTAGCTGGACTCAACGCTGCYGCGCTGCTAAAGTTAACGAGCACCTCGGCGACTAGCAAACAGCGAGTGAAAACGACATCAACGACTACGACGATGGACTGCAAGGCTACGAGCACCGCATCAGTTGACGTGGAGCAAAAGCAGCCGCAACCGCGACCGAATCTTAAACCGTGCAGCCGCCAGCCTAAGCAGAAGGGAAGGCAGTTGATTCCAGAAGAGGTAGGCTGTTCTGCCTGCAAGAAGTCCAACTTTGAGCCCAARGTGGAGTGGGAGTCTGGCGGGTGCACCCACCGGCTAACCAAACCAGGCTACCAGTCGCGCAGCATGCTAGCCTACCCGTTGAAGCCCGTCGTCAAAGAGGAGCAGGTGGAGGCAGAGCTGAGCCCATACTACTGCTGCCCCCCAGAGGGCTCTGTGGAGTACTGCCATCGCCTGGCCTTGTTCCTGGGTCAGCAGGCCTACGCCGACTCTGAAGAACGACCTTTAAACTCTGCCCTAACCTCTGTGAAACGGGAGTGCCTAGTGACGTCACCCTCCCATCCCCACTCCCACGCAGCCCTGACCCTCAGCCCCCRCCCCTGCCTCTGCACCGCCGACCCCGCCTGCTTCTCYAGCTACTACGTCCACATCGCCCATCCTACACACYCTGGAGCTCCGTCAGCCAACCTCAGCTCACGACCTCTGAACTTTGGCTCCTCGACGCTGTGTCCCGGCCGGGTGTCTGGCTCCAAGCTGCTGGGTCCTCCGGTGTCCCATTCCTCGACGCTGTCCCATCCTGCCTTCTGTGGCTCAGTGGGCACTCCCTGCTACAGCGAGGCCTGCCGGGTCAGCGGCTACACATACAGAGCCATGCAGCCGGTCAACAGCAGGGGGTGCTCTTTCTCCACAGGCTGCTCCGGGTGTACACACAGCATCAAGACAG AGGGTTACTCCTCCCCCCAGGGTGACCACAACCCCTCCCTCctggtttctccctctctccccctctcaggcTGTCCCCTCCCTACCACCCCGTCCTCCACCCAGGCCAAGCCCCGTCTCCTCACCCCCCTGTCTGACCGCAGTGTGCCCCAGGCCAGGCTGAAGCTGGCCAGGGAGTGCCCTCAGGGCTCCAAGCCCCCTAACGGCTCTCTGTCCATGGGGAGAACCAGGCTGTCCCAGAAACAGCCAGCTCCGACACCCAGTCTATCCCCCRCCAAGCAGAAGAGGGTCAGCCACCGACGGGCCACCAACGGGTGGCTGCCTGTAGGAGTGCCCACAGAGAAAGAAGTGTTCATTGCG gGGGAGGACGAGACGGCCTTACGGCAGTGTTATGAAGGAGTACAGAGAGACGGCGAAGTGATACGTGTCCGAGACACAGTGCTGCTGCGCGCCGGTCCCCGGAAGAAGTCCCTGCCCTACGTCGCCAAGATATCAGCGCTATGGGAGGACCCCAAATCTg GAGAGCTGATGATGAGCCTGTTCTGGTACTATCGACCTGAACACACACAGGGAGTCCGAGACCCCAGCATGCACTGTGAG AATGAGATTTTTGCATCTCGGCATCAAGACGAGAACAGTGTGGCCTGCATCGAAGACCGATGCTATGTTCTCCCACTAGCGCAGTACTGTCG ATTTTGTGCCTTGGTGAAGCGGCGTGCAGAGGGTGTGCCCCCTGGCGCTGCCAGAGTGGTCCCCTGCCCCTCAGACTTTGACCCCCCCGACCACCGCCAGGTGCCCGCCGACATAGACCCTGAACTGGTGTACCTCTGCCGCCACGTCTACGACTTCCGCTACGGACGCATCCTGAAGAACCTGCAGTAG
- the LOC111954164 gene encoding bromo adjacent homology domain-containing 1 protein isoform X2 translates to MTHAQNKGSLSQSRSTVTREHCPDRSHGETMGGAWPERTLRFGRTMKKGGTKRGRGGVKEMMDRREKTPERNRRRSRKSYPLRGRGGAPEEEGLSCHVLLTRLEKDIQEQEDTSERGNDSPIQPPVKPESRSKKLDKGKDKAKGKLLAKKMIPKTKSKTTSDEQGLPFPEPRKRRLASLNAEAVNSLLLERPNETQPASKQARRQQDEHTSGESFLGTDPARRGVTGGPNAPRTSSKASASHKPDPCQSSRKTKKVSKKPAKPDRGQKKEMMTLQMLHTPAPRRLAGLNAAALLKLTSTSATSKQRVKTTSTTTTMDCKATSTASVDVEQKQPQPRPNLKPCSRQPKQKGRQLIPEEVGCSACKKSNFEPKVEWESGGCTHRLTKPGYQSRSMLAYPLKPVVKEEQVEAELSPYYCCPPEGSVEYCHRLALFLGQQAYADSEERPLNSALTSVKRECLVTSPSHPHSHAALTLSPXPCLCTADPACFSSYYVHIAHPTHXGAPSANLSSRPLNFGSSTLCPGRVSGSKLLGPPVSHSSTLSHPAFCGSVGTPCYSEACRVSGYTYRAMQPVNSRGCSFSTGCSGCTHSIKTGCPLPTTPSSTQAKPRLLTPLSDRSVPQARLKLARECPQGSKPPNGSLSMGRTRLSQKQPAPTPSLSPXKQKRVSHRRATNGWLPVGVPTEKEVFIAGEDETALRQCYEGVQRDGEVIRVRDTVLLRAGPRKKSLPYVAKISALWEDPKSGELMMSLFWYYRPEHTQGVRDPSMHCENEIFASRHQDENSVACIEDRCYVLPLAQYCRFCALVKRRAEGVPPGAARVVPCPSDFDPPDHRQVPADIDPELVYLCRHVYDFRYGRILKNLQ, encoded by the exons ATGACCCACGCCCAGAACAAAGGTTCTCTTAGCCAGAGTCGCAGCACAGTGACGCGGGAACACTGCCCCGATAGGTCACATGGTGAGACCATGGGCGGGGCCTGGCCTGAGCGCACGCTGCGATTCGGCAGGACCATGAAGAAGGGCGGGACTAAGCGAGGAAGGGGCGGGGTTAAAGAGATgatggacaggagggagaagacTCCGGAGCGGAATAGGAGGCGGAGCAGGAAATCTTATCCCTTACGAGGAAGGGGAGGTGCTCCGGAGGAGGAGGGTCTTAGCTGTCACGTTTTGCTCACCCGACTGGAGAAGGACATCCAGGAGCAGGAGGACACCAGTGAGAGGGGGAATGATTCGCCAATTCAACCGCCCGTCAAACCTGAATCCCGGAGCAAGAAACTGGACAAAGGAAAAGACAAAGCCAAGGGGAAACTCCTGGCAAAGAAGATGATACCAAAAACTAAATCAAAAACCACCAGTGATGAGCAGGGGTTGCCATTTCCAGAGCCGCGTAAGCGACGGCTAGCTTCTCTCAACGCTGAGGCCGTGAACAGTCTGCTGTTGGAGAGACCTAACGAGACCCAGCCGGCTTCTAAACAGGCCAGGAGACAGCAGGATGAGCATACCAGCGGTGAGTCGTTCCTGGGGACAGATCCAGCCAGGCGCGGGGTGACCGGAGGTCCTAATGCTCCAAGAACCAGCAGCAAGGCCTCCGCATCGCACAAGCCTGACCCGTGCCAAAGCTCCAGGAAGACTAAGAAGGTCTCCAAGAAACCAGCCAAAccagacagaggacagaagaaAGAGATGATGACTTTACAGATGTTACACACCCCTGCTCCCCGACGGCTAGCTGGACTCAACGCTGCYGCGCTGCTAAAGTTAACGAGCACCTCGGCGACTAGCAAACAGCGAGTGAAAACGACATCAACGACTACGACGATGGACTGCAAGGCTACGAGCACCGCATCAGTTGACGTGGAGCAAAAGCAGCCGCAACCGCGACCGAATCTTAAACCGTGCAGCCGCCAGCCTAAGCAGAAGGGAAGGCAGTTGATTCCAGAAGAGGTAGGCTGTTCTGCCTGCAAGAAGTCCAACTTTGAGCCCAARGTGGAGTGGGAGTCTGGCGGGTGCACCCACCGGCTAACCAAACCAGGCTACCAGTCGCGCAGCATGCTAGCCTACCCGTTGAAGCCCGTCGTCAAAGAGGAGCAGGTGGAGGCAGAGCTGAGCCCATACTACTGCTGCCCCCCAGAGGGCTCTGTGGAGTACTGCCATCGCCTGGCCTTGTTCCTGGGTCAGCAGGCCTACGCCGACTCTGAAGAACGACCTTTAAACTCTGCCCTAACCTCTGTGAAACGGGAGTGCCTAGTGACGTCACCCTCCCATCCCCACTCCCACGCAGCCCTGACCCTCAGCCCCCRCCCCTGCCTCTGCACCGCCGACCCCGCCTGCTTCTCYAGCTACTACGTCCACATCGCCCATCCTACACACYCTGGAGCTCCGTCAGCCAACCTCAGCTCACGACCTCTGAACTTTGGCTCCTCGACGCTGTGTCCCGGCCGGGTGTCTGGCTCCAAGCTGCTGGGTCCTCCGGTGTCCCATTCCTCGACGCTGTCCCATCCTGCCTTCTGTGGCTCAGTGGGCACTCCCTGCTACAGCGAGGCCTGCCGGGTCAGCGGCTACACATACAGAGCCATGCAGCCGGTCAACAGCAGGGGGTGCTCTTTCTCCACAGGCTGCTCCGGGTGTACACACAGCATCAAGACAG gcTGTCCCCTCCCTACCACCCCGTCCTCCACCCAGGCCAAGCCCCGTCTCCTCACCCCCCTGTCTGACCGCAGTGTGCCCCAGGCCAGGCTGAAGCTGGCCAGGGAGTGCCCTCAGGGCTCCAAGCCCCCTAACGGCTCTCTGTCCATGGGGAGAACCAGGCTGTCCCAGAAACAGCCAGCTCCGACACCCAGTCTATCCCCCRCCAAGCAGAAGAGGGTCAGCCACCGACGGGCCACCAACGGGTGGCTGCCTGTAGGAGTGCCCACAGAGAAAGAAGTGTTCATTGCG gGGGAGGACGAGACGGCCTTACGGCAGTGTTATGAAGGAGTACAGAGAGACGGCGAAGTGATACGTGTCCGAGACACAGTGCTGCTGCGCGCCGGTCCCCGGAAGAAGTCCCTGCCCTACGTCGCCAAGATATCAGCGCTATGGGAGGACCCCAAATCTg GAGAGCTGATGATGAGCCTGTTCTGGTACTATCGACCTGAACACACACAGGGAGTCCGAGACCCCAGCATGCACTGTGAG AATGAGATTTTTGCATCTCGGCATCAAGACGAGAACAGTGTGGCCTGCATCGAAGACCGATGCTATGTTCTCCCACTAGCGCAGTACTGTCG ATTTTGTGCCTTGGTGAAGCGGCGTGCAGAGGGTGTGCCCCCTGGCGCTGCCAGAGTGGTCCCCTGCCCCTCAGACTTTGACCCCCCCGACCACCGCCAGGTGCCCGCCGACATAGACCCTGAACTGGTGTACCTCTGCCGCCACGTCTACGACTTCCGCTACGGACGCATCCTGAAGAACCTGCAGTAG